One part of the Mesorhizobium sp. M4B.F.Ca.ET.058.02.1.1 genome encodes these proteins:
- a CDS encoding RluA family pseudouridine synthase, with the protein MAGVEQITVEAGEAGMRLDRWFKTHFPGLGFGHLQKLLRSGQIRVDGGRVKADTRVEPGQTVRIPPLEVDKKGEAPLTGHSIRNQGDADVLAKMLIHEDPKVFVFNKPAGLAVQGGSGVTRNVDDMLEAWRNQKGEKPRLVHRLDRDTSGVLVVARTRLAAMKLSEAFRARETKKTYWALVKGVPPKREDKISTWLVKEPTPDGDRVRIAKHGEKGADHAVSYYRVVEQAAQSLSWLEMEPYTGRTHQLRVHAAYIGCPIIGDPKYFEADTNWDFPGGMQNRLHLHARRILIPHPDQGVIDVTAPMPPHMRQSWNLLGFDEQNADD; encoded by the coding sequence ATGGCAGGCGTTGAACAGATCACGGTGGAGGCCGGCGAGGCGGGCATGCGGCTCGACCGCTGGTTCAAGACCCATTTCCCGGGGCTCGGCTTCGGCCATCTGCAGAAGCTCCTGCGCTCCGGCCAGATCCGCGTCGACGGCGGCCGGGTGAAGGCCGACACGCGCGTCGAGCCCGGCCAAACGGTCCGCATCCCGCCGCTCGAGGTCGACAAGAAGGGCGAGGCGCCGCTCACCGGCCATTCGATCCGCAACCAGGGCGACGCCGATGTGCTCGCCAAGATGCTTATCCATGAGGACCCGAAGGTCTTCGTCTTCAACAAGCCCGCTGGGCTCGCCGTGCAGGGCGGTTCGGGCGTCACCCGCAATGTCGATGACATGCTGGAGGCCTGGCGCAACCAGAAGGGCGAGAAGCCGCGCCTGGTGCATCGGCTCGACCGCGACACATCCGGCGTGCTGGTCGTCGCCCGCACCAGGCTTGCGGCGATGAAACTCTCCGAAGCGTTCCGGGCGCGCGAGACCAAGAAGACCTATTGGGCACTGGTCAAGGGCGTGCCGCCGAAGCGCGAGGACAAGATCTCGACCTGGCTGGTCAAGGAACCGACCCCGGACGGCGACCGCGTGCGCATCGCCAAGCATGGCGAGAAGGGCGCCGACCATGCGGTCTCCTACTATCGGGTCGTCGAGCAGGCGGCGCAGTCGCTGTCCTGGCTGGAGATGGAGCCCTATACCGGTCGCACCCATCAACTGCGCGTCCACGCTGCCTACATTGGCTGCCCGATCATCGGCGATCCCAAATATTTCGAGGCCGACACCAATTGGGACTTTCCGGGCGGCATGCAGAACCGCCTGCATCTGCACGCGCGCCGCATCCTCATTCCGCACCCGGACCAGGGCGTCATCGACGTCACCGCGCCGATGCCGCCGCATATGCGCCAGAGCTGGAACCTGCTCGGCTTCGACGAGCAGAACGCGGACGACTAG
- the crcB gene encoding fluoride efflux transporter CrcB yields the protein MANLLLVVIGGGIGAGIRHLTNMGALRLVGPNYPWGTMVINIVGSFVMGLFIAVLARRGGSNEVRLFVATGILGGFTTFSAFSLDFATLWERGAAVPAFGYALASVIGAILALFLGLWLARSLP from the coding sequence ATGGCCAATCTACTTCTCGTTGTCATCGGCGGCGGCATCGGCGCCGGCATCCGCCACTTGACCAATATGGGCGCGCTGCGCCTGGTCGGCCCCAACTATCCCTGGGGCACGATGGTGATCAACATCGTCGGCTCCTTCGTCATGGGCCTGTTCATCGCCGTGCTCGCGCGACGCGGCGGCTCGAACGAGGTCAGGCTGTTCGTGGCCACCGGCATCCTTGGCGGCTTCACCACTTTTTCGGCCTTTTCGCTCGATTTCGCCACGCTTTGGGAGCGCGGCGCGGCGGTGCCGGCGTTCGGCTATGCGCTCGCCAGCGTCATTGGCGCGATCCTCGCCCTGTTTCTGGGTCTTTGGCTCGCAAGAAGCCTGCCTTAA
- a CDS encoding DUF779 domain-containing protein, giving the protein MDKRSLNKVSATPEAEAFLAEIIADHGPVLFHQSGGCCDGSSPMCYPRGDFIVGDADVMLGEIGNTPIYISASQYEAWKHTDLIIDVVPGRGGMFSLDNGRERRFLTRSTICAVPPAAGRD; this is encoded by the coding sequence ATGGACAAAAGATCTCTGAACAAAGTGTCCGCCACGCCGGAGGCGGAGGCGTTCCTGGCCGAGATCATCGCCGATCACGGCCCTGTTCTGTTCCACCAGTCCGGCGGCTGCTGCGACGGCTCCTCGCCAATGTGCTATCCGCGCGGCGATTTCATTGTTGGCGATGCCGACGTCATGCTGGGTGAAATCGGCAACACGCCGATCTACATCAGCGCCTCGCAGTACGAGGCCTGGAAACACACGGATTTGATCATCGACGTGGTGCCGGGCAGGGGCGGCATGTTCTCGCTCGACAACGGCCGCGAGCGGCGATTTCTGACCCGTTCGACGATCTGCGCGGTTCCACCCGCCGCCGGGAGGGATTGA